The Brassica napus cultivar Da-Ae chromosome C7, Da-Ae, whole genome shotgun sequence genome has a segment encoding these proteins:
- the LOC106409109 gene encoding NAC domain-containing protein 73 isoform X1 yields MTWCNDSSDVQTVETIIPSPTVAESPEASFQVSCHKTCPSCGHKFKFHEQAGIHDLPGLPAGVKFDPTDQEVLGHLEGKVRDDARKLHPLIDEFIRTIDGENGICYTHPEKLPGVSTDGTVRHFFHRPSKAYTTGTRKRRKVHTDSEVGGETRWHKTGKTRPVLTGGRVKGYKKILVLYTNYGKQKKPEKTNWVMHQYHLGTNEEEKEGELVVSKIFYQTQPRQCGGSLAAAATAKERPYLHGHHLGGGGSHHLYHNNGNVKGNGGGGSARASEYYNNIPTIISFNQSGIQNHLVHGNLWGTVA; encoded by the exons ATGACTTGGTGCAATGACAGTAGCGATGTTCAGACCGTTGAAACAATCATTCCCTCCCCAACAGTGGCCGAGTCTCCTGAAGCCTCATTTCAAGTCTCTTGTCACAAAACATGTCCTTCTTGTGGCCATAAATTCAAGTTTCATGAACAG GCGGGGATCCATGACTTGCCGGGACTGCCTGCCGGAGTGAAGTTCGATCCGACTGATCAAGAGGTATTGGGGCATCTTGAAGGAAAGGTAAGAGATGACGCAAGAAAGCTTCATCCTCTCATCGATGAGTTTATCCGTACCATTGACGGTGAAAATGGTATTTGTTACACCCATCCTGAGAAATTGCcag GTGTGAGCACGGACGGGACGGTCCGTCATTTCTTCCACCGACCGTCAAAGGCATACACTACGGGAACAAGAAAGCGACGTAAAGTTCACACTGATTCCGAAGTCGGTGGCGAGACACGGTGGCACAAAACCGGCAAAACACGGCCAGTTCTCACTGGAGGAAGAGTGAAAGGCTACAAAAAAATCCTAGTACTCTACACAAACTacggtaaacaaaaaaaacccgAGAAGACTAATTGGGTAATGCATCAATATCATCTTGGCACCAAcgaggaagagaaagaaggtGAACTCGTCGTCTCCAAAATCTTCTACCAGACTCAACCACGCCAATGCGGTGGATCCCTTGCTGCTGCTGCCACGGCAAAGGAGCGGCCTTACCTCCACGGCCATCATCTCGGTGGTGGTGGTAGTCACCATCTTTATCATAATAATGGTAACGTTAAAGGCAATGGCGGTGGAGGATCCGCACGAGCCAGTGAGTATTACAACAATATTCCAACGATTATCTCGTTTAATCAAAGCGGGATACAGAACCATTTGGTTCATG gCAATCTATGGGGGACGGTAGCTTAG
- the LOC106409109 gene encoding NAC domain-containing protein 73 isoform X2, which produces MTWCNDSSDVQTVETIIPSPTVAESPEASFQVSCHKTCPSCGHKFKFHEQAGIHDLPGLPAGVKFDPTDQEVLGHLEGKVRDDARKLHPLIDEFIRTIDGENGICYTHPEKLPGVSTDGTVRHFFHRPSKAYTTGTRKRRKVHTDSEVGGETRWHKTGKTRPVLTGGRVKGYKKILVLYTNYGKQKKPEKTNWVMHQYHLGTNEEEKEGELVVSKIFYQTQPRQCGGSLAAAATAKERPYLHGHHLGGGGSHHLYHNNGNVKGNGGGGSARASEYYNNIPTIISFNQSGIQNHLVHGTQPFIP; this is translated from the exons ATGACTTGGTGCAATGACAGTAGCGATGTTCAGACCGTTGAAACAATCATTCCCTCCCCAACAGTGGCCGAGTCTCCTGAAGCCTCATTTCAAGTCTCTTGTCACAAAACATGTCCTTCTTGTGGCCATAAATTCAAGTTTCATGAACAG GCGGGGATCCATGACTTGCCGGGACTGCCTGCCGGAGTGAAGTTCGATCCGACTGATCAAGAGGTATTGGGGCATCTTGAAGGAAAGGTAAGAGATGACGCAAGAAAGCTTCATCCTCTCATCGATGAGTTTATCCGTACCATTGACGGTGAAAATGGTATTTGTTACACCCATCCTGAGAAATTGCcag GTGTGAGCACGGACGGGACGGTCCGTCATTTCTTCCACCGACCGTCAAAGGCATACACTACGGGAACAAGAAAGCGACGTAAAGTTCACACTGATTCCGAAGTCGGTGGCGAGACACGGTGGCACAAAACCGGCAAAACACGGCCAGTTCTCACTGGAGGAAGAGTGAAAGGCTACAAAAAAATCCTAGTACTCTACACAAACTacggtaaacaaaaaaaacccgAGAAGACTAATTGGGTAATGCATCAATATCATCTTGGCACCAAcgaggaagagaaagaaggtGAACTCGTCGTCTCCAAAATCTTCTACCAGACTCAACCACGCCAATGCGGTGGATCCCTTGCTGCTGCTGCCACGGCAAAGGAGCGGCCTTACCTCCACGGCCATCATCTCGGTGGTGGTGGTAGTCACCATCTTTATCATAATAATGGTAACGTTAAAGGCAATGGCGGTGGAGGATCCGCACGAGCCAGTGAGTATTACAACAATATTCCAACGATTATCTCGTTTAATCAAAGCGGGATACAGAACCATTTGGTTCATGGTACTCAACCTTTTATCCCTTAA